In Natronomonas halophila, one DNA window encodes the following:
- a CDS encoding ArsR/SmtB family transcription factor, with translation MEAALWYVLSGTRGGANRARILRALDERPRNANQLAEDLELDYKTVRHHLEVLEDNNVVTDSGDDYGKVYLPSESTRVHWDTVEEILEKVT, from the coding sequence ATGGAGGCGGCCCTCTGGTATGTGCTCTCCGGAACTCGGGGTGGGGCGAACCGCGCCCGCATCCTGCGGGCGCTGGACGAGCGGCCGCGAAACGCCAATCAACTGGCTGAGGACCTCGAACTCGATTACAAGACGGTCAGACACCATCTCGAGGTGCTCGAAGACAACAACGTCGTCACCGACAGCGGCGACGACTACGGGAAGGTCTACTTGCCGAGCGAATCGACGCGGGTCCACTGGGACACCGTCGAGGAAATCTTGGAGAAGGTGACCTAA
- a CDS encoding DUF357 domain-containing protein: MAADLEEKTDRYERLLAEALDAAEIAPQEGTPLHDAALEYEEMARSYLEDGRHFREEDDLVNALASFSYGHGWMDAGARMGIFEVPTEGHLFTV; encoded by the coding sequence ATGGCCGCCGACCTCGAAGAGAAAACGGACCGCTACGAGCGACTGCTGGCGGAGGCGCTGGACGCCGCCGAAATCGCCCCGCAGGAAGGAACGCCGCTGCACGACGCCGCGCTGGAATACGAGGAGATGGCCCGGTCGTATCTCGAAGACGGCCGGCACTTCCGCGAGGAGGACGACCTCGTGAACGCGCTGGCGTCGTTCTCGTACGGGCATGGGTGGATGGACGCGGGTGCGCGAATGGGCATCTTTGAGGTGCCAACTGAGGGACACCTTTTTACTGTCTAG
- a CDS encoding translation initiation factor IF-2 subunit beta: MDYEEQLDRAIEETPDIEEAASRFDLPDPDVRQEGNVTVYENFQSTIDTLDRTEDHVMKYLQNELGTSATIDERGRLRLTGEFRRNRVQEAMDEYVDGYVICPECGLPDTRIEKENGAELLRCEACGARSAAGN, from the coding sequence ATGGACTACGAAGAGCAACTCGACCGCGCCATCGAGGAGACGCCCGATATCGAGGAGGCCGCAAGCCGCTTCGACCTTCCCGACCCGGACGTCCGACAGGAGGGCAACGTCACTGTCTACGAGAACTTCCAGTCCACTATCGACACGCTGGACCGCACCGAGGACCACGTGATGAAATACCTCCAGAACGAACTCGGGACCTCCGCGACCATCGACGAACGGGGGCGGCTCCGCCTGACCGGCGAGTTCCGTCGCAACCGGGTTCAGGAGGCCATGGACGAATACGTCGACGGCTACGTCATCTGCCCGGAGTGTGGCCTTCCGGACACGCGTATCGAGAAGGAAAACGGCGCCGAACTGCTCCGGTGTGAGGCCTGCGGCGCGCGGTCGGCAGCTGGGAACTAG
- a CDS encoding UPF0058 family protein — translation MKKQELIHLHGLLAEVCNHYEQVADCEVEHQKYTELGVRPTSIHKSKTDHKAAVFALADGLTEEMSSEAETPVSATAD, via the coding sequence ATGAAAAAGCAGGAGCTCATTCATCTCCACGGCCTGCTTGCAGAGGTATGCAACCACTACGAGCAGGTAGCCGATTGTGAAGTCGAACACCAGAAATACACCGAACTCGGCGTTCGACCGACATCGATCCACAAATCAAAAACCGACCACAAGGCAGCTGTTTTCGCGCTCGCTGACGGACTCACTGAAGAGATGAGCTCGGAAGCCGAGACGCCGGTCTCCGCAACGGCCGACTAA
- a CDS encoding DUF555 domain-containing protein, whose protein sequence is MDCRVVVEAAVPVYDVSTADEAVRIAISKTGEMLNPDLNYVEISMGSRDCPHCADELEPAFIAADEGLVALELEMTVFNVERDEHAARIARKEIGKRLKNIPLEVLEIEVLEEDEEEAEAAETSETDSDGEDDDEVLPEFEELIDE, encoded by the coding sequence ATGGACTGCCGAGTCGTCGTCGAAGCCGCGGTACCGGTGTACGACGTATCAACGGCCGACGAGGCGGTGCGAATCGCGATTTCGAAGACGGGGGAGATGCTGAATCCCGACCTTAACTACGTCGAGATCAGCATGGGGAGCCGTGACTGTCCGCATTGTGCGGACGAACTCGAACCCGCGTTCATCGCGGCCGACGAGGGGTTGGTCGCACTGGAGTTGGAGATGACCGTCTTCAACGTCGAGCGCGACGAACACGCCGCCCGAATCGCCCGCAAGGAGATCGGCAAACGCCTCAAGAACATCCCGCTGGAGGTTCTGGAAATCGAGGTCCTCGAAGAGGACGAGGAGGAAGCGGAGGCCGCCGAAACGTCGGAGACGGACTCCGACGGCGAGGACGACGACGAAGTCCTCCCGGAGTTCGAGGAACTGATCGACGAGTAG
- a CDS encoding DNA-3-methyladenine glycosylase family protein: METGTIPIADLDGGLDLQSTVESGQSYLWRREDDRMYETDAAHGGDAWYYTVLPATETGTNEPEVVRARQTDGRLDWEASTPNAPAHLEHLLRLDDDLDAIIDTTPEDPLIDRAYEQYGGLRLVRDPPFGCLISFICSAQMRVSRIYGMVTTLAEEYGDSVAFDGEEYHAFPTPEQLAEATESELRDLSLGYRAPYVQRTAEMVASGEATPEEAQGLAYEDARESLTRFVGVGDKVADCLLLFSLGYLEAVPLDTWIRTAIEDYYPDCERGSYTDTSRAIREQFGGDYAGYAQTYVFHYLRNGGE; this comes from the coding sequence ATGGAAACGGGGACGATTCCGATAGCGGACCTCGACGGCGGCCTCGATTTGCAGTCGACCGTCGAGAGCGGCCAGTCGTATCTGTGGCGCCGCGAGGACGACCGGATGTACGAAACCGACGCGGCCCACGGCGGCGACGCGTGGTATTACACCGTGCTTCCGGCGACCGAAACCGGGACGAACGAACCCGAAGTCGTCCGCGCGCGCCAGACCGACGGCCGTCTCGACTGGGAAGCGTCCACGCCCAATGCACCTGCCCACCTCGAACACCTGCTCCGACTCGACGACGACCTCGATGCAATCATCGACACGACGCCGGAAGACCCGCTCATCGACCGCGCCTACGAGCAGTACGGCGGGCTCCGTCTCGTCCGGGACCCGCCGTTCGGCTGTCTCATCTCCTTCATCTGCTCAGCACAGATGCGCGTTTCCCGGATTTACGGGATGGTGACGACGCTGGCCGAGGAGTACGGCGATTCGGTCGCCTTCGACGGCGAGGAGTACCACGCCTTCCCGACGCCCGAACAACTCGCTGAAGCGACCGAAAGCGAACTGCGGGACCTCTCTCTGGGCTACCGTGCGCCCTACGTCCAGCGGACCGCCGAGATGGTCGCCAGCGGCGAGGCGACGCCGGAGGAAGCACAGGGACTGGCCTACGAGGACGCCCGCGAATCGCTGACCCGCTTCGTCGGCGTCGGCGACAAGGTGGCCGACTGCCTCCTCCTGTTTTCGCTCGGCTATCTGGAGGCCGTCCCGCTGGATACTTGGATTCGGACCGCCATCGAGGACTACTACCCGGACTGCGAACGCGGTTCCTACACAGACACGTCTCGCGCTATCCGCGAGCAGTTCGGCGGCGATTACGCCGGCTATGCTCAGACGTACGTGTTCCATTACCTCCGCAACGGCGGCGAGTAA
- a CDS encoding acylphosphatase, giving the protein MSDRTRAHVFVSGTVQGVYYRATTRDTARERGVDGWVKNLEDGRVEAVFEGDEDAVEGMVEWCHTGSPQARVDDVEVEYEPPEGLDGFEIRY; this is encoded by the coding sequence ATGAGCGACCGAACCCGCGCGCACGTCTTCGTCTCCGGGACGGTACAGGGCGTTTACTACCGAGCGACCACTCGCGATACGGCCCGCGAGCGTGGCGTCGACGGCTGGGTCAAGAACCTCGAGGACGGCCGCGTCGAAGCCGTCTTCGAGGGCGACGAGGACGCCGTCGAGGGGATGGTCGAGTGGTGTCACACGGGCAGTCCGCAGGCCCGCGTCGATGACGTCGAGGTCGAATACGAACCGCCGGAGGGCCTCGATGGCTTCGAAATACGGTACTGA
- a CDS encoding NAD(P)H-hydrate dehydratase, translating into MITSEEMAVVDANAEALGVPRKQLMESSGNAVARVVREHAAPGDSVTLVCGRGNNGGDAFVTARFLSEFDVTVLLLGRPETIRTDIARENWDALQEAEIDARTVTDSAGFDLDAPDVVVDAMLGTGVTGALREPEATAAQAINATEATVVSVDVPSGVDADTGEAPGPAVEADHVVTFHDEKPGLADLDADLTVADIGIPEAAELFVERGDLQRLSRDPTGHKGDFGSVLVVGGGPYTGAPALSAQAALRAGADLAYVACPEPVAREVQGYSENLIVETLPGDYLAPPHVEKLLQSAEDADCVVFGPGLGDQDVTLEAVADFLEEFSGTAVVDADALQVVPSVETDATLVCTPHQGELRKMGGETDDDWRERADLVADFADELGHTLLVKGAYDVISDGETTRINRTGNPGMTVGGTGDVLAGATGALACVLDPDDAAPLAAYANGRAGDIVVDEQGYGLTATDLFEALPRALWPDE; encoded by the coding sequence ATGATAACGAGCGAGGAGATGGCTGTCGTCGACGCGAACGCCGAGGCCCTCGGCGTGCCTCGCAAGCAGTTGATGGAGTCGTCGGGCAACGCCGTCGCTCGCGTCGTTCGCGAGCACGCCGCTCCGGGAGATTCCGTGACGCTGGTCTGTGGCCGCGGGAACAACGGCGGCGACGCCTTCGTCACCGCGCGGTTCCTCTCGGAGTTCGACGTTACCGTGCTCCTGCTCGGCCGACCTGAGACAATCCGGACCGACATCGCGCGCGAGAACTGGGACGCCCTGCAGGAAGCCGAAATCGACGCCCGAACGGTGACTGATTCGGCCGGTTTCGACCTCGACGCTCCGGACGTCGTCGTCGACGCGATGCTCGGAACGGGCGTCACCGGCGCGCTCCGTGAACCCGAGGCGACCGCCGCGCAGGCCATCAACGCAACCGAGGCGACGGTCGTCTCCGTCGACGTCCCCTCCGGGGTCGACGCCGATACCGGCGAGGCGCCGGGTCCGGCCGTCGAGGCCGACCACGTCGTCACGTTCCACGACGAAAAGCCGGGACTCGCGGACCTCGATGCGGACCTGACCGTCGCCGATATCGGCATTCCCGAAGCGGCCGAACTGTTCGTCGAACGGGGCGACCTCCAGCGACTCTCGCGGGACCCGACCGGACACAAGGGCGATTTCGGCTCCGTCCTCGTTGTCGGGGGCGGCCCCTACACCGGTGCACCGGCGCTGTCCGCACAGGCCGCGCTCCGGGCGGGCGCGGACCTCGCCTACGTCGCCTGTCCCGAACCCGTCGCCCGCGAGGTACAGGGCTACAGCGAGAACCTCATCGTCGAAACGCTCCCCGGCGACTACCTCGCGCCGCCGCACGTCGAGAAGTTGCTGCAGTCGGCCGAGGACGCCGACTGTGTCGTCTTCGGTCCGGGCCTCGGCGACCAGGACGTGACGCTGGAGGCCGTCGCGGACTTCCTCGAGGAGTTCTCGGGCACCGCAGTGGTCGACGCCGACGCCCTGCAGGTCGTACCCTCTGTCGAGACCGACGCGACGCTCGTCTGTACGCCCCATCAGGGCGAGTTGCGGAAGATGGGCGGCGAGACCGACGACGACTGGCGCGAGCGTGCGGACCTCGTAGCAGACTTCGCCGACGAACTCGGCCACACGCTGCTGGTCAAGGGTGCTTACGACGTCATCTCGGACGGCGAGACGACCCGCATTAATCGGACGGGCAACCCCGGGATGACCGTCGGCGGTACCGGCGACGTTCTCGCAGGCGCGACGGGCGCGCTCGCTTGCGTGCTCGACCCCGACGATGCGGCCCCCCTCGCCGCCTACGCCAACGGCCGGGCCGGCGATATCGTCGTCGACGAGCAGGGCTACGGTCTCACGGCGACGGACCTCTTCGAAGCCCTCCCGCGGGCGCTGTGGCCCGACGAGTGA
- the moaC gene encoding cyclic pyranopterin monophosphate synthase MoaC: MSDESDLTHVTDEGDAQMVDVGDKPDTARRAVARGKISLESSTVDAIRDDGIEKGDVLAVARVGAIQAVKHTWETVPMCHQIPITNVDTDFELGEDHVSLTVAVETTGKTGCEMEALEGVTTGLNTVWDMVKAAEKDDAGQYPGTRISDVEVVTKEKRRLDGE, encoded by the coding sequence ATGAGCGACGAGTCCGACCTCACGCACGTGACCGACGAGGGCGACGCCCAGATGGTCGACGTCGGCGACAAGCCCGACACGGCCCGGCGGGCGGTCGCCCGCGGGAAAATCAGTCTCGAATCGTCGACGGTCGACGCGATTCGGGACGACGGCATCGAGAAGGGCGACGTGCTCGCCGTCGCCCGCGTCGGGGCGATTCAGGCCGTCAAACACACCTGGGAGACGGTTCCGATGTGCCACCAGATTCCGATTACGAACGTCGACACCGATTTCGAACTCGGCGAGGACCACGTGTCGCTGACCGTCGCCGTCGAGACGACGGGTAAGACCGGCTGTGAGATGGAGGCCCTCGAAGGCGTTACGACCGGCCTCAACACGGTCTGGGATATGGTCAAAGCCGCCGAGAAGGACGACGCGGGGCAGTATCCCGGAACGCGCATCTCCGATGTCGAAGTCGTTACGAAGGAAAAACGGCGGCTGGACGGGGAGTGA
- the hflX gene encoding GTPase HflX: MTGTNGKAVVAKRVDDGDPDTEEVRDLARAAGYTVVGEVTQTRKEDPALHMGEGKVAELATVVADSDATTVIFDNRIGPYQMYNLGTELPEGVEVLDRFKLILDIFGQRAQTKKAQLQVELAELRYELPRAEAKASLAKRDERPGFMGLGEYDESREQDIKAQISRIKDELERIEQTEEHRREQRRESGFDLVALAGYTNAGKSTLLRRLSEDLDIDENEGLHPDLDATAESENRLFTTLGTTTRRAEFDRRDVLVTDTVGFISDLPHWLVESFKSTLSEVYRADLVLLVVDVSDSVEEIREKLVTSHDTLYERNEAPIVTVLNKIDRIDDEELERKKDALNALAPDPVAVSAKDGENIAELRARIDAELPDWLHERLVIPMADDTMSLVSWLHDHAHVEDVDYGEQVVVDFEARPAIVEQARAKAGDLVPATAE; encoded by the coding sequence GTGACAGGGACTAACGGAAAGGCCGTCGTCGCCAAGCGCGTCGACGACGGAGACCCCGATACGGAAGAGGTACGTGACCTCGCTCGCGCGGCCGGCTACACCGTCGTCGGCGAGGTGACCCAGACCCGAAAGGAGGACCCCGCACTCCACATGGGGGAGGGGAAGGTCGCGGAGTTGGCCACCGTCGTTGCCGACAGCGACGCGACGACGGTGATTTTCGACAACCGCATCGGCCCCTACCAGATGTACAACCTCGGGACCGAACTCCCCGAGGGCGTCGAGGTGCTGGACCGCTTCAAACTCATCCTCGATATCTTCGGCCAGCGCGCCCAGACCAAGAAGGCGCAACTACAGGTCGAACTCGCGGAACTGCGGTACGAACTCCCGCGCGCTGAGGCGAAAGCCTCCCTCGCGAAACGGGACGAGCGACCGGGCTTCATGGGCCTCGGTGAGTACGACGAGTCCCGCGAACAGGACATCAAGGCCCAGATAAGCCGTATCAAGGACGAACTCGAACGCATCGAGCAGACCGAGGAACACCGCCGCGAACAGCGTCGGGAATCCGGCTTCGACCTCGTCGCGCTGGCGGGCTACACCAACGCCGGCAAATCGACGCTACTGCGCCGACTCTCCGAGGACCTCGATATCGACGAAAACGAGGGTCTCCACCCGGACCTCGATGCGACCGCCGAATCCGAAAATCGGCTGTTCACGACGCTCGGAACCACTACTCGACGCGCGGAGTTCGACCGCCGCGACGTGCTGGTCACCGACACCGTCGGCTTCATCTCGGACCTCCCGCACTGGCTCGTCGAATCGTTCAAATCGACGCTCTCGGAGGTCTATCGGGCCGACCTCGTCCTGCTCGTGGTCGACGTCTCCGACTCCGTCGAGGAGATTCGCGAGAAACTGGTGACCTCCCACGACACCCTCTATGAGCGCAACGAGGCGCCCATCGTAACGGTCCTCAACAAGATAGACAGAATCGACGACGAGGAACTCGAACGGAAGAAGGACGCGCTGAACGCGCTGGCGCCCGACCCGGTCGCCGTCAGCGCGAAGGACGGTGAGAACATCGCGGAACTACGGGCCCGCATCGACGCCGAACTCCCCGACTGGCTCCACGAACGCCTCGTCATCCCGATGGCCGACGATACGATGAGCCTCGTCTCGTGGCTCCACGACCACGCCCACGTCGAAGACGTCGACTACGGCGAACAGGTCGTCGTCGACTTCGAGGCTCGGCCCGCTATCGTCGAACAGGCCCGGGCGAAGGCGGGCGACCTCGTTCCCGCGACGGCGGAATAA
- a CDS encoding ribosome assembly factor SBDS, giving the protein MISLDEAVTARLESHGQRFEVLVDPDAALAIKRGEFDGDLEDVIAAEDVFEDASSGDRPPEDALEEVFGTTDPLEIIPEVIKQGEIQITAEQRREMQEQKHKQLVNKIARNAVNPQMDDAPHPPERIERALEEAGFQVDPMEPVEQQVDEALDDLRPVIPIRFDEVVMAVQVPADYAGSAQAQIRQFGDLKSEEWQSDGSWVGVMEFPAGLQNEFYDLVNEETSGEAETRVVKDEDEISTR; this is encoded by the coding sequence ATGATATCCCTTGACGAGGCGGTCACCGCCCGTCTCGAATCCCACGGACAGCGGTTCGAGGTGCTCGTCGACCCCGACGCGGCGCTGGCCATCAAACGCGGCGAGTTCGACGGCGACCTGGAGGACGTCATCGCCGCAGAGGACGTCTTCGAGGACGCCTCCTCGGGTGACCGCCCGCCGGAGGACGCCCTCGAAGAGGTCTTCGGGACGACCGACCCCCTCGAAATCATCCCCGAGGTCATCAAGCAGGGGGAAATCCAGATTACGGCCGAACAGCGCCGCGAGATGCAGGAGCAGAAGCACAAACAGCTCGTCAACAAAATCGCGCGCAACGCGGTGAACCCGCAGATGGACGACGCGCCACACCCGCCCGAACGCATCGAACGGGCCCTCGAAGAGGCGGGCTTCCAGGTTGACCCGATGGAACCCGTCGAACAGCAGGTCGACGAGGCGCTGGACGACCTGCGGCCGGTCATCCCCATCCGCTTCGACGAGGTGGTGATGGCGGTACAGGTGCCCGCCGACTACGCCGGCAGCGCACAGGCGCAAATCCGGCAGTTCGGCGACCTCAAAAGCGAGGAATGGCAATCAGACGGGTCGTGGGTCGGTGTCATGGAGTTCCCGGCCGGCCTCCAAAACGAGTTCTACGACCTCGTCAACGAGGAGACCAGCGGCGAGGCGGAAACGCGGGTTGTCAAAGACGAAGACGAAATCTCGACTCGATAG
- a CDS encoding S8 family serine peptidase: MSKNPMEDDENAFSRRTFMKASGAMAGASALGLGAAGSAAAEDFELDSRLLNWRTVEAQKVWDRGFRGRPDRTLALTDSGISARHPELGPFNGVTALIEDDGLRLIDPEASDRDITQIGDQIEEFRTGTAGPGTFVEGSEVTTEPFVPSTVVTEQLSESGDPVQLAAELHWSPYQDNTNDLELRLDIQGPDGSWSEVARAATAGMPETLSGVEIDPEATYRFVAEQYTNTNCDFRVTLSLFEVSGELKPADDPFAFLDDDSDEPMPKTVGWYDAGGRYGNFDRPRDPNGHGSHCAGIMTGTGRGSAIDYDNTEVDKPQAILLPGDFIEYEVDVHATSSVFVSALGENVKVEIVLDDEIVHESPLRLDSIIADEPAVHDSGTATYTVRVRPMETNAAAPAAQQAQNGNPTTGRLKEIAYGSYIPPAEVTEGARAEGGPQTVHPGLAPDMSLVGLQGLSGPTVDLGNHAEEFAKTFNIRAVNMSWGYAYGLPLGAFGGTLDETPASLKDIAQAGILPVAAAGNFMTPANGNSVPAGMDEPISVAATGPFDGLTPYSAGGVGTIDEDENDVDRKPDVTAPGGDIDDFLVLLGTGVAGTPYPVPSYYELVRSVSAASPDESFDANDPPRDYASLGGTSMASPYVCGVSGLVAQAMEEEAPDSIQLPTPEELANMDKGDALDWTYRLKQVILATASETAFTAAPYHAAKSPPHAPVYTHGGRDPYEGFGRANPDAAVDAVSRNLFGDDVFPELGDSDYDEEYRESVGTYIPEDSRAVAGYVTVPGGDFTASIEFDDYSGGNDGMAKGSPHLDLFVYDAENPSQNGEPNIVASDQGEQGSASVSVSVPRGSRDEPTERTFYVVAKIVNIPGVVNGYDVQANFDFNVGFSPAARFDDPVVDFTATGTRSDDGSVFLGGQTNEVNVTLESFNDDLTDEAELYDVIPSEWSLQTEYSDAVVDGETEDGRTRIQLVRKDNAGNVSDETVDSSDVSGDDTETFTYFVEAPASPGASGPYTFGPAEAVAVDPDAGENKEVGSESSTVGSEDQNVLIGQQT; this comes from the coding sequence ATGTCTAAGAACCCGATGGAAGACGACGAAAACGCGTTTTCGAGGCGAACGTTCATGAAAGCCTCCGGGGCGATGGCCGGAGCCAGCGCCCTCGGACTCGGCGCGGCCGGTTCGGCGGCCGCCGAGGACTTCGAACTGGACAGTCGCCTGCTCAACTGGCGGACTGTCGAAGCCCAGAAGGTCTGGGACCGCGGGTTCCGTGGCCGCCCCGACCGGACGCTGGCGCTGACAGACTCCGGTATCAGCGCCCGCCACCCCGAACTCGGGCCGTTCAACGGGGTTACTGCTCTCATCGAGGACGACGGGCTTCGCCTCATCGACCCCGAAGCGAGCGACCGTGATATCACTCAGATTGGCGACCAAATCGAGGAGTTCCGAACGGGAACTGCCGGTCCCGGAACCTTCGTCGAGGGATCGGAAGTGACGACCGAACCGTTCGTGCCGAGCACCGTGGTGACCGAGCAACTGTCCGAAAGCGGCGACCCCGTCCAGCTCGCCGCCGAACTCCACTGGAGTCCCTATCAGGACAACACGAACGACCTCGAACTCCGGCTGGATATTCAGGGGCCGGACGGTTCGTGGTCGGAAGTCGCCCGAGCGGCGACGGCGGGGATGCCCGAGACGCTCTCGGGCGTCGAAATCGACCCCGAGGCGACATACCGGTTCGTCGCCGAGCAGTACACGAACACGAACTGTGACTTCCGGGTTACCCTCTCGCTGTTCGAGGTTTCCGGTGAACTGAAGCCGGCCGACGACCCCTTCGCGTTCCTCGACGACGACAGCGACGAACCGATGCCGAAGACCGTCGGCTGGTACGACGCCGGCGGCCGCTACGGCAACTTCGACAGGCCGCGTGACCCCAACGGCCACGGCTCCCACTGTGCGGGCATCATGACCGGGACGGGCCGTGGGTCGGCCATCGACTACGATAACACGGAGGTCGACAAGCCACAGGCCATCCTTCTGCCTGGCGACTTCATCGAATACGAGGTTGACGTCCACGCGACGTCGTCGGTGTTCGTGTCGGCCCTCGGCGAGAACGTCAAGGTCGAAATCGTTCTCGACGACGAGATAGTCCACGAGTCGCCGCTCCGACTGGATAGCATTATCGCGGACGAACCCGCGGTTCACGATTCGGGAACGGCGACCTACACCGTTCGGGTCCGTCCGATGGAGACGAACGCGGCGGCGCCCGCGGCCCAGCAGGCCCAGAACGGTAACCCGACCACCGGCCGACTCAAGGAAATCGCCTACGGCTCCTACATCCCGCCGGCCGAAGTCACCGAGGGTGCCCGCGCCGAGGGCGGCCCACAGACGGTCCATCCCGGACTCGCGCCGGATATGTCGCTTGTCGGCTTGCAGGGTCTGAGCGGCCCGACAGTCGACCTCGGCAACCACGCCGAGGAGTTCGCGAAGACGTTCAACATCCGCGCGGTCAACATGTCGTGGGGCTACGCCTACGGGCTCCCGCTCGGTGCCTTCGGCGGCACCCTCGATGAGACGCCGGCGTCGCTGAAGGACATCGCACAGGCCGGCATCCTGCCAGTCGCCGCCGCCGGTAACTTCATGACGCCCGCCAACGGCAACAGCGTCCCTGCGGGCATGGACGAGCCGATTTCGGTCGCCGCGACCGGCCCGTTCGACGGACTGACGCCGTACTCCGCGGGTGGCGTCGGCACAATCGACGAGGACGAAAACGACGTCGACCGCAAGCCCGACGTGACGGCCCCTGGCGGCGACATCGACGACTTCCTGGTCCTGCTCGGAACGGGCGTGGCCGGAACGCCGTACCCGGTTCCCTCCTATTACGAACTCGTCCGGTCCGTCAGCGCTGCGAGTCCCGACGAATCCTTCGACGCCAACGACCCGCCGCGTGACTACGCGTCCCTCGGCGGCACGTCGATGGCCTCGCCGTACGTCTGTGGCGTTTCCGGACTCGTCGCGCAGGCGATGGAGGAGGAAGCGCCCGACTCCATCCAACTGCCGACGCCGGAGGAACTGGCGAACATGGACAAGGGCGATGCGCTCGACTGGACCTACCGCCTCAAGCAGGTCATCCTCGCGACGGCCTCCGAGACGGCCTTTACGGCCGCTCCCTACCACGCCGCGAAGTCGCCACCGCACGCGCCGGTTTACACCCACGGCGGCCGCGACCCCTACGAGGGTTTCGGACGTGCGAACCCCGACGCCGCCGTCGACGCCGTCTCCCGGAACCTCTTCGGCGATGACGTGTTCCCGGAACTGGGCGACAGCGACTACGACGAAGAGTACCGCGAATCCGTCGGGACGTACATCCCCGAGGACTCCCGCGCGGTCGCCGGCTACGTGACCGTTCCGGGCGGGGATTTCACGGCTTCAATCGAGTTCGACGACTACAGCGGCGGCAACGACGGAATGGCGAAGGGCAGTCCGCACCTCGACCTGTTCGTCTACGACGCCGAGAACCCAAGCCAGAACGGTGAACCGAACATCGTCGCCAGCGACCAGGGCGAACAGGGGTCGGCCTCCGTCTCGGTCAGCGTCCCGCGTGGCTCCCGGGACGAACCCACCGAACGAACCTTCTACGTCGTCGCGAAAATCGTCAACATCCCCGGCGTCGTCAACGGCTACGACGTGCAAGCGAACTTCGACTTCAACGTCGGCTTCTCGCCGGCCGCACGGTTCGATGACCCGGTCGTCGACTTCACGGCGACCGGGACCCGAAGCGACGATGGGTCGGTCTTCCTCGGTGGGCAGACCAACGAGGTCAACGTGACCCTCGAGAGTTTCAACGACGACCTCACGGACGAGGCGGAACTCTACGACGTGATTCCGTCGGAGTGGTCCCTGCAGACCGAGTACAGCGACGCAGTCGTCGACGGGGAGACGGAGGACGGCCGTACTCGCATCCAACTCGTGCGCAAAGACAATGCGGGGAACGTCAGCGACGAGACCGTCGATTCGAGCGACGTTTCGGGCGACGACACGGAGACGTTCACCTACTTCGTCGAGGCCCCGGCATCCCCCGGTGCGTCCGGCCCGTACACCTTCGGACCCGCAGAGGCCGTGGCAGTCGACCCCGATGCCGGCGAGAACAAGGAAGTCGGCAGCGAATCCTCGACGGTCGGCAGCGAGGACCAAAACGTCCTCATCGGCCAGCAGACCTGA